The DNA region TAAACTTGCTCTATTGACTATTGTACCATATTTTATTTTTTTTTGCAAATAAGCCTTGACATTTGTGAAAATATGATTATAATTATAATTGTAGCAAGAAGCTACGTGATTAATTAAGTAAGAATTGTGTTAGGAGGAACCAATATGAAAAAGGTTAAGATCTCACTTGATTCCATTCAGGCTGTTAAGGAATTTGTAGGCATCGTTATGATGTATGACTTCGACGTTGATCTTACTTCCGGCAGATATGCTGTAGATGCTAAGTCTATCATGGGTATATTCAGTCTTGATCTGTCTAACCCCATTCAGCTGACAGCTCACACTGAAGATGCTGACAAGTTCTTCGCAGAGATCAAGAAGTTCATCGTTGAGTGATTTCAGGATACTTTAGTGAATAATAAAACGGCAGACTTTAGGGTTTGCCGTTTTTTATGTTTGTCTGATTGTCAAGTTAAAAATATATCCCACAAAACTTGATATTTTA from Ruminococcus albus AD2013 includes:
- a CDS encoding HPr family phosphocarrier protein, which encodes MKKVKISLDSIQAVKEFVGIVMMYDFDVDLTSGRYAVDAKSIMGIFSLDLSNPIQLTAHTEDADKFFAEIKKFIVE